A part of Osmerus mordax isolate fOsmMor3 chromosome 10, fOsmMor3.pri, whole genome shotgun sequence genomic DNA contains:
- the LOC136950226 gene encoding ATP-dependent RNA helicase DHX8-like, whose amino-acid sequence MMEGMEELKRLEYLSLVSKVCTELENHLGISEKDLAEFVINLAEKQPTFDGFKRILVKNGADFSDSLIGNLLRVIQTMQPSANIKTTEPAKPKSKKDKMREMFPGLCKPDNPPPRSLLQIENDEKVAAEAMKELEMFMPSVSGSDSKVEEKRKRSRSRSRGRDGRSHRSWSRSRSRSGDRERDRRRKKKRASRWSDRTPSPSRDRERERDRDVDRHVEDRWKDKHVDRPPPEEPSVGDIYNGKITSTMQFGCFVQLEGLRKRWEGLVHVSELRKEGRVANVADVVSRGQKVKIKVLSFTGTKTSLSMKDVDQETGEDLNPNRRRNMLPEGGEDTAMRNPDRPSEINLGHVPEVEDDIVERKRLHKITDHEKWEIKQMIAANVLSKEEFPEFDEETGILPNIDDEEEEELEVELVEEEPPFLRGHTRQSINLSPVKIVKNPDGSLSQAAMMQSALAKERREVKQAQRMAEMDCIPTGLNKHWIDPLPDVEGRQIAANMRGIGMMPVDIPEWKKHAFGGNQASYGKKTELSILEQRAGLPIYKLKEQLVQAVHDNQILIVVGETGSGKTTQITQYLAEAGYTTRGKIGCTQPRRVAAMSVAKRVSEEYGCCLGQEVGYTIRFEDCTSPETVIKYMTHGMLQRECLIDPDMSQYALIMLDEAHERTIHTDVLFGLLKKTVMKRKDMKLIVSSATLDAVKFSQYFFEAPIFTIPGRTYPVEVLYCKEPETDYLDAGLITVMQIHLTEPPGDVLVFLTGQEEIDTACEILYDRMKSLGPEVPELIILPVYSALPSEMQTRIFDPTPAGSRKVIIATNIAETSLTIDGIYYVVDPGFVKQNVYNSKSGIDQLVVTPISQAQAKQRSGRAGRTGPGKCYRLYTERAYRDEMLTSNVPEIQRTDLASTVLSLKAMGINDLLSFDFMDAPPMETLITAMEQLYTLGALDDEGLLTRLGRRMAEFPLEPMLCKMLIMSVHLGCSEEMLTIVSMLSVQNVFYRPKDKQTMADQKKAKFFQPEGDHLTLLAVYNSWKNNKFSNPWCFENFVQARSLRRAQDIRKQMMGIMDRHKLDVVSCGKATVRVQKAICSGYFRNSAKKDPKEGYRTLIDQQVVYLHPASTLFNRQPEWLVYHELVLTTKEYMREVTTIDPRWLVEFSPAFFKVADPTRLSKQKKHERLEPLYNRYEEPNAWRISRAFRKR is encoded by the exons AGCCTACTACAGATTGAAAATGATGAAAAAGTAGCAGCTGAAGCCATGAAGGAGCTGGAGATGTTTATGCCCAGTGTCAGCGGAAGTGACTCAAA GGTGGAAGAGAAGCGCAAGCGGAGCAGAAGTCGAAGCCGAGGCAGAGACGGCAGAAGTCACCGTTCCTGGTCCCGCTCACGGTCTAGATCCGGAGACCGGGAAAGGGATCGGCGCCGCAAAAAGAAACGTGCGTCCCGCTGGAGCGACCGCACTCCCAGTCCGAGCAGAGacagggagcgggagagagaccgagatGTGGACAGGCATGTTGAAGACCGCTGGAAGGATAAACATGTCGACCGACCGCCTCCGGAGGAGCCTTCTGTGGGGGACATCTACAACGGCAAAATCACCAGCACCATGCAGTTTGGCTGCTTCGTCCAACTGGAAGGCCTGAG GAAACGCTGGGAAGGACTGGTCCACGTTTCAGAGCTGCGGAAAGAGGGACGCGTAGCTAATGTGGCTGATGTGGTCAGCCGAGGTCAAAAGGTCAAAATTAAAGTGTTGTCTTTCACCGGCACCAAGACCAGCCTCAGTATGAAG GACGTTGACCAGGAAACTGGGGAGGATCTGAACcccaacaggaggaggaacatgtTACCTGAAGGCGGGGAGGACACGGCCATGAGGAACCCTGACCGCCCCTCCGAGATCAACCTGGGCCACGTCCCTGAGGTGGAGGACGACATTGTGGAACGCAAGAGGCTCCACAAGATCACAGACCACGAAAAGTGGGAGATTAAACAG ATGATTGCCGCTAACGTTCTCTCAAAAGAAGAGTTCCCCGAGTTTGATGAGGAAACTGGCATCCTGCCCAACATCGATGACGAAGAAG AGGAAGAACTGGAGGTTGAGCTGGTGGAGGAAGAGCCTCCGTTCCTGAGAGGACACACAAGACAGAGTATAAACCTGAGCCCGGTCAAGATCGTCAAG AATCCAGACGGTTCGCTGTCCCAGGCTGCGATGATGCAGAGTGCTCTggcgaaggagaggagggaggtgaagcaGGCCCAGCGCATGGCTGAGATGGACTGCATCCCCACAGGCCTCAACAAGCACTGGATCGACCCTCTGCCTGATG TTGAGGGGAGGCAAATCGCAGCCAACATGAGAGGCATTGGCATGATGCCCGTCGACATCCCAGAGTGGAAGAAACATGCCTTTGGGGGCAACCAGGCGTCGTACGGGAAGAAGACGGAGCTCTCCATCCTGGAGCAGAGAGCCGGCCTGCCCATCTACAAGCTCAAGGAGCAGTTGGTCCAG GCTGTTCACGACAACCAGATCCTGATTGTGGTTGGAGAGACAGGTTCTGGAAAGACCACCCAGatcactcagtatctggctgagGCCGGCTACACAACACGGGGGAAGATCGGCTGCACTCAGCCCCGTCGTGTAGCGGCCATGTCTGTGGCCAAGAGAGTCTCTGAAGAGTACGGTTGCTGTCTGGGCCAGGAG GTGGGGTACACCATTCGGTTTGAGGACTGCACCAGCCCCGAGACTGTCATCAAGTACATGACCCACGGCATGCTGCAGAGAGAGTGTCTCATCGACCCGGACATGAGTCAGTACGCTCTCATCATGCTGGACGAGGCCCACGAGAGGACCATCCACACTGACGTGCTCTTCGGCCTGCTGAAGAAG aCGGTGATGAAGCGCAAAGACATGAAGCTCATCGTGTCCTCCGCCACCCTGGATGCCGTCAAGTTCTCCCAGTACTTCTTTGAGGCACCCATCTTCACCATCCCTGGCCGAACCTACCCAGTGGAGGTTCTCTACTGCAAAGAGCCCGAGACGGACTACCTGGATGCCGGCCTCATCACGGTCATGCAGATCCATCTGACTGAGCCCCCTG GCGATGTCCTGGTGTTCTTGACGGGTCAGGAAGAGATCGACACAGCCTGTGAGATCCTGTACGATAGGATGAAGTCGCTGGGGCCTGAAGTACCAGAGCTGATCATCCTACCTGTCTACTCAGCCCTGCCCAGTGAGATGCAGACCCGGATCTTTGACCCAACACCCGCTGGGAGCAGAAAG GTGATCATTGCTACTAACATTGCTGAGACGTCTCTGACTATTGACGGTATCTACTACGTGGTGGACCCTGGCTTTGTGAAGCAGAACGTGTACAACTCCAAGTCTGGCATTGATCAACTGGTGGTGACCCCTATCTCACAG gcCCAAGCCAAGCAGAGATCAGGCAGAGCTGGCAGGACCGGCCCGGGGAAATGCTACAGGCTGTACACTGAGAGAGCCTACAGAGATGAGATGCTCACCTCCAACGTGCCTGAGATCCAGAGAACAGACCTGGCCAGCACTGTGCTCTCCCTCAAG GCTATGGGCATCAACGACCTGCTGTCGTTTGACTTCATGGACGCTCCTCCCATGGAGACCCTGATCACAGCCATGGAGCAGCTGTACACCCTGGGAGCTCTGGACGATGAGGGCTTACTCACACGCCTGGGGAGAAGG ATGGCTGAGTTTCCTCTGGAGCCCATGCTGTGTAAGATGCTGATCATGTCTGTCCACCTGGGCTGCAGTGAGGAGATGCTCACCATCGTCTCCATGCTGTCTGTGCAGAACGTCTTCTACAGGCCCAAG GACAAGCAGACCATGGCAGACCAGAAGAAGGCCAAGTTCTTCCAGCCCGAGGGAGACCATCTGACCCTGCTGGCGGTGTATAACTCCTGGAAGAACAACAAGTTCTCCAACCCCTGGTGCTTTGAAAACTTTGTCCAAGCCCGCTCCCTGCGCCGTGCTCAGGACATCCGCAAACAGATGATGGGCATCATGGACAG ACACAAGCTGGACGTGGTGTCTTGTGGGAAGGCTACAGTGCGGGTCCAGAAGGCCATCTGCAGCGGTTACTTCCGGAACTCTGCCAAGAAGGACCCCAAGGAGGGCTACCGTACCCTCATCGACCAGCAGGTGGTgtacctccacccagccagcaccCTGTTCAACCGGCAGCCTGAGTG gctGGTGTACCACGAGCTGGTGCTGACCACCAAGGAGTACATGAGGGAGGTGACCACCATCGACCCTCGCTGGCTGGTGGAGTTCTCACCAGCCTTCTTCAAGGTTGCCGACCCCACACGCCTCAGCAAGCAGAAGAAGCACGAGCGCCTGGAGCCCCTGTACAACCGCTACGAGGAGCCCAACGCCTGGAGGATCTCTCGGGCCTTCAGAAAGCGCTGA